A part of Chitinimonas koreensis genomic DNA contains:
- the speA gene encoding arginine decarboxylase, whose translation MSWSVAQSRAVFGIRHWGAGYFDINDAGHVLVRPHGDGGKELDLHVLVGQLEKAGLALPLIVRFPDILQDRVRDLCGAFDENIAKLGYGGRYTAMYPIKVNQQEAVVKSIIATADAAIGLEAGSKPELMAVLALAPRGATIVCNGYKDREFIRLALMGQKLGHRVFIVIEKESEVEFVIDEARRLAVQPNVGLRVRLSSLASSKWADTGGEKAKFGLSAAQLLHVVQRFEAAGLKDSVRLLHFHMGSQIANLADYQAGFREAIRYYGELRALGLPVEVVDVGGGLGVDYDGTHSRNPSSINYDMDDYAGTVVAMLKEFCDDNGLPHPNIFSESGRAMTAHHAVLVMQVTDVERHDDEVPQVGDVAALPEVLRWLLELLGQTELEMATETYYRATHYMSEVSAKFAEGKLTLAQKALAEQAYFAICRRLQGQLLAGQRSHRQVFDELNDKLADKYICNFSVFQSLPDTWAIDQVLPILPLHRLDETPTRRAVLQDLTCDSDGKIKQYVDGQSIETNMAVHTLRPGEDYLLGVFLVGAYQEILGDMHNLFGDTDSVNVYMAADGTVRHSGIETHDTIEDMLRYVHLEPAELMTHYRDKVATAELSEQERVEYLDALRLGLTRSAYLAA comes from the coding sequence ATGAGCTGGTCCGTCGCGCAGAGCCGCGCAGTCTTCGGTATCCGTCACTGGGGTGCCGGCTATTTCGACATCAACGATGCCGGCCACGTGCTGGTGCGGCCGCACGGCGACGGCGGCAAGGAGCTCGACCTGCACGTGCTGGTCGGCCAGCTCGAGAAGGCCGGCCTCGCGCTGCCCCTGATCGTGCGCTTCCCCGACATCCTGCAGGACCGCGTGCGCGACCTGTGCGGCGCCTTCGACGAGAACATCGCCAAGCTCGGCTACGGCGGCCGCTATACCGCCATGTACCCGATCAAGGTGAACCAGCAGGAAGCGGTGGTGAAGTCCATCATCGCCACCGCCGACGCCGCGATCGGCCTCGAGGCGGGCTCCAAGCCCGAGCTGATGGCGGTGCTGGCGCTGGCGCCGCGCGGCGCGACCATCGTCTGCAACGGCTACAAGGACCGCGAGTTCATCCGGCTGGCGCTGATGGGGCAGAAGCTCGGCCACCGCGTGTTCATCGTGATCGAGAAGGAATCCGAGGTCGAATTCGTCATCGACGAGGCGCGCCGGCTGGCGGTGCAGCCCAATGTCGGCCTGCGCGTGCGGCTGTCGTCGCTGGCCTCGAGCAAATGGGCCGACACCGGCGGCGAGAAGGCCAAGTTCGGCCTGTCGGCGGCGCAGCTGCTGCACGTGGTGCAGCGCTTCGAGGCGGCCGGGCTGAAGGACAGCGTGCGGCTGCTGCACTTCCACATGGGCAGCCAGATCGCCAACCTGGCCGACTACCAGGCCGGTTTCCGCGAGGCGATCCGCTACTACGGCGAGCTGCGCGCGCTGGGCCTGCCGGTCGAGGTGGTCGACGTCGGCGGCGGCCTCGGCGTCGACTACGACGGCACCCACAGCCGCAACCCGAGCTCGATCAACTACGACATGGACGACTACGCCGGCACGGTGGTCGCCATGCTCAAGGAATTCTGCGACGACAACGGCCTGCCGCATCCGAACATCTTCTCCGAGAGCGGCCGCGCCATGACCGCCCACCATGCGGTGCTGGTGATGCAGGTGACCGACGTCGAGCGCCACGACGACGAGGTGCCGCAGGTCGGCGACGTGGCCGCGCTGCCCGAAGTGCTGCGCTGGCTGCTCGAACTGTTGGGCCAGACCGAGCTGGAGATGGCGACCGAGACCTATTACCGCGCCACCCACTACATGAGCGAGGTGTCGGCCAAGTTCGCCGAGGGCAAGCTGACGCTGGCGCAGAAGGCGCTGGCCGAACAGGCCTACTTCGCCATCTGCCGCCGCCTGCAGGGCCAGTTGCTGGCCGGCCAGCGCTCGCATCGCCAGGTGTTCGACGAGCTCAACGACAAGCTGGCCGACAAGTACATCTGCAATTTCTCGGTATTCCAGTCGCTGCCCGACACCTGGGCGATCGACCAGGTGCTGCCGATCCTGCCGCTGCACCGGCTCGACGAGACGCCGACGCGGCGCGCGGTGCTGCAGGACCTGACCTGCGATTCGGACGGCAAGATCAAGCAGTACGTCGACGGCCAGAGCATCGAGACCAATATGGCGGTGCATACGCTCAGGCCCGGCGAGGACTACCTGCTCGGCGTGTTCCTGGTCGGCGCCTACCAGGAAATCCTGGGCGACATGCACAACCTGTTCGGCGACACCGATTCGGTCAACGTCTACATGGCGGCCGACGGCACGGTGCGCCACAGCGGCATCGAGACCCACGACACCATCGAGGACATGCTGCGCTACGTCCACCTCGAGCCGGCCGAGCTGATGACGCACTACCGCGACAAGGTGGCCACCGCTGAGCTCAGCGAGCAGGAGCGGGTCGAGTATCTCGATGCGCTGCGGTTGGGGCTGACGCGCTCGGCTTATCTCGCCGCGTAG
- a CDS encoding LutB/LldF family L-lactate oxidation iron-sulfur protein — protein sequence MHHDARDFAPAARASLGDARLQQALARIPIKFVQGRARAADEFGDFEALREAGRRVRDTVLADLAGWLEKFEAAAVARGVQVHWAEDAADACRIVADIARAAGCRRAVKSKSMVSEEIGLNAALAAAGVEVVETDLGEYVIQLAGERPSHIVAPIIHKDRAAVAELFETHHARERPDPAWRDDIAGLTREAREELRPRFLAADLGISGANFLVAETGSAMIVTNEGNGRLCTTLPRVHVAVTGIEKVVPTLDDAATLVRLLTRSATGQPISNYVSILTGPKDAGGAEGPDEMHVVLLDNGRSRLSADPALKPMLRCIRCGACMNHCPVYQAIGGHPYGWVYPGPMGAVLAPHLLGLEAAPDLPQAATLCGQCEVACPVKIPLPEMLRMLRERQAEAGLQSGRTRLAFRLWGALALRPSRYARVTGWIVRGLRLLARGGQLRGRSGWFSGRTLPAPAGRTFQALYAERQRAAGKETTR from the coding sequence ATGCACCACGACGCCCGCGATTTCGCGCCGGCTGCCCGCGCCAGCCTCGGCGACGCACGCCTTCAGCAGGCGCTGGCGCGCATCCCGATCAAGTTCGTCCAGGGCCGCGCGCGCGCCGCCGACGAGTTCGGCGACTTCGAGGCGCTGCGCGAGGCCGGCCGCCGGGTGCGCGACACGGTGCTGGCCGACCTGGCCGGCTGGCTGGAGAAGTTCGAGGCCGCCGCCGTCGCGCGCGGCGTGCAGGTGCACTGGGCCGAGGATGCCGCCGACGCCTGCCGCATCGTCGCCGACATCGCCCGCGCCGCCGGCTGCCGCCGCGCGGTCAAGTCCAAGTCCATGGTCAGCGAGGAGATCGGCCTCAATGCCGCGCTGGCCGCGGCCGGCGTCGAGGTGGTCGAGACCGACCTCGGCGAATACGTGATCCAGCTCGCCGGCGAGCGGCCCAGCCATATCGTGGCGCCGATCATCCACAAGGACCGCGCCGCGGTGGCCGAGCTGTTCGAGACCCACCATGCCCGCGAGCGGCCCGACCCGGCCTGGCGCGACGACATCGCTGGGCTGACCCGCGAGGCGCGCGAAGAGCTGCGGCCGCGCTTCCTCGCCGCCGACCTCGGCATCAGCGGCGCCAACTTCCTGGTGGCCGAGACCGGCAGCGCGATGATCGTGACCAACGAGGGCAACGGCCGGCTGTGCACCACGCTGCCGCGCGTGCACGTCGCCGTCACCGGCATCGAGAAGGTGGTGCCGACGCTCGACGACGCCGCCACGCTGGTCCGGCTGCTCACCCGCTCGGCCACCGGCCAGCCGATCAGCAACTACGTGTCGATCCTGACCGGCCCGAAGGACGCCGGCGGCGCCGAAGGCCCCGACGAGATGCACGTGGTGCTGCTCGACAACGGCCGCTCGCGCCTCTCGGCCGATCCGGCGCTCAAGCCGATGCTGCGCTGCATCCGCTGCGGCGCCTGCATGAACCATTGCCCGGTCTACCAGGCCATCGGCGGCCATCCCTATGGCTGGGTCTACCCGGGGCCGATGGGCGCGGTGCTGGCGCCGCATCTGCTCGGCCTCGAGGCGGCGCCCGACCTGCCGCAGGCGGCCACGCTGTGCGGCCAGTGCGAGGTGGCCTGCCCGGTCAAGATCCCGCTGCCCGAGATGCTGCGTATGCTGCGCGAGCGCCAGGCCGAGGCCGGCCTGCAGAGCGGGCGCACGCGGCTGGCGTTCCGGCTGTGGGGCGCGTTGGCGCTGCGGCCGAGCCGCTACGCGCGGGTGACCGGCTGGATCGTGCGCGGGCTGCGGCTGTTGGCGCGCGGCGGCCAGTTGCGTGGCCGGAGCGGCTGGTTCAGCGGCCGTACGCTGCCGGCGCCGGCCGGCCGCACCTTCCAGGCGCTGTATGCCGAACGCCAGCGAGCCGCCGGCAAGGAGACGACGCGATGA
- a CDS encoding LutC/YkgG family protein: protein MSARDRILGRLRAEPAATAPGAAASGAAASGAAASARRPALWPAGLQRDEPVARFIDRAGRLDSTVARVAELRAVPLVVASYLQRHGLPHALACWPAYAGLDWAAVGIRAETRPARADDRVGLTGCFAAIAETGTLMLCSGPETPAVTSLLPETHLAIVPAQRVVRSLEEGFARLRRELGAPPRAVNLVSGPSRTGDIEQTITLGAHGPYRVHLLVVG from the coding sequence ATGAGCGCACGCGACCGCATCCTCGGCCGGCTGCGCGCGGAGCCGGCCGCCACGGCGCCGGGCGCCGCCGCGTCGGGCGCCGCCGCGTCGGGCGCCGCTGCGTCGGCGCGCCGGCCGGCGCTCTGGCCGGCCGGCCTGCAGCGCGACGAGCCGGTCGCCCGTTTCATCGACCGCGCCGGCCGGCTCGACAGCACGGTGGCGCGCGTCGCCGAGCTGCGCGCGGTACCGCTGGTGGTGGCCAGCTATCTGCAGCGCCACGGTTTGCCTCATGCGCTGGCGTGCTGGCCGGCCTATGCCGGGCTCGACTGGGCCGCGGTCGGCATCCGCGCCGAAACGCGGCCGGCGCGCGCCGACGACCGGGTCGGCCTGACCGGCTGCTTCGCCGCGATCGCCGAGACCGGCACGCTGATGCTGTGCTCGGGGCCGGAGACGCCTGCGGTGACTAGCCTGCTGCCCGAGACCCACCTGGCCATCGTGCCGGCGCAGCGCGTGGTGCGCAGCCTGGAGGAGGGCTTCGCCCGGCTGCGGCGCGAGCTCGGCGCGCCGCCGCGCGCGGTCAACCTGGTGTCCGGGCCGTCGCGCACCGGCGACATCGAGCAGACAATCACCCTCGGGGCGCACGGGCCGTACCGGGTACATCTGCTGGTGGTCGGCTAG
- a CDS encoding LysE family translocator: MPSVHALLSFALVAFAMAITPGPNMAYMVSRALCQGRRAGYVSLAGVAMGFVVYMLAAALGISALLLAVPLAYDLLRLAGVAYLLWLAWQAVRPGGGSPFEVRALPPDGDGRLLLTGFLTNLLNPKMPVLYLSLLPQFIDPARGHVLAQGVVLGCLQIAVSVSVHLTLITLAGRVALFLADRPVFARVQRWLMATVLGGMALRLAADTRR, encoded by the coding sequence ATGCCCTCGGTCCACGCGCTGCTGTCCTTCGCCCTCGTCGCCTTCGCCATGGCGATCACGCCGGGTCCGAACATGGCCTACATGGTGTCGCGCGCGCTGTGCCAGGGCCGCCGCGCCGGCTACGTCTCGCTGGCCGGGGTGGCGATGGGCTTCGTGGTCTACATGCTGGCCGCCGCGCTGGGGATCAGCGCGCTGTTGCTGGCGGTGCCGTTGGCCTACGACCTGCTGCGGCTGGCCGGCGTGGCCTACCTGCTGTGGCTGGCGTGGCAGGCGGTGCGGCCGGGCGGCGGTTCGCCGTTCGAAGTGCGCGCGCTGCCGCCCGACGGCGATGGCCGGCTGCTGCTGACCGGCTTCCTGACCAATCTGCTCAATCCGAAGATGCCGGTGCTCTACCTGTCGCTGCTGCCGCAGTTCATCGACCCGGCGCGCGGCCACGTGCTGGCGCAGGGCGTGGTGCTGGGCTGCCTGCAGATCGCGGTCAGCGTCAGCGTGCATCTCACGCTGATCACGCTGGCTGGCCGGGTGGCGCTGTTCCTGGCCGACCGGCCCGTCTTCGCCCGCGTCCAGCGCTGGCTGATGGCGACGGTGCTGGGCGGCATGGCGCTGCGGCTGGCGGCGGATACGCGGCGGTGA
- a CDS encoding imelysin family protein, with protein sequence MQARTAALAALTALLAACAAPTPPPPAPQASATPAPAAPAPAPAAAPAAASDTIALDAAATVAGWQRQQLPRIEALAAAAAALRDSSATLCQRLSQSNLDAARGAWIKTYAAWRAVEALPSGPLLSRRTAWQIDVWPTRTPKVEEAVRLASAETPVDDSVGAAAQGLPALEFLLWGEDRARAQLGRLHFRKRCQYTAALAADVASETDGLLKDWRSYAAEPLDHEAGRQAFEEAVNLLAASFEALRDKKVARLGSSKLAKKPTRQDFDAWRSHQTKAGLAATLGTLEEIFLAPSGKEPSFAARLEQAGKPILARHLNEEFAVARAALARLPDDSATALARNPAVGQELLDSIRRLQRLVELQVADAVGVTIGFKDSDGD encoded by the coding sequence ATGCAAGCCAGAACCGCCGCCCTCGCCGCACTGACGGCCCTGCTCGCCGCCTGTGCCGCCCCGACGCCGCCGCCGCCGGCGCCGCAGGCGTCCGCCACCCCTGCGCCGGCCGCGCCGGCCCCGGCCCCGGCCGCCGCGCCCGCAGCGGCCAGCGACACCATCGCGCTCGACGCCGCCGCCACCGTGGCCGGCTGGCAGCGCCAGCAGCTGCCGCGCATCGAGGCGCTGGCCGCCGCCGCCGCCGCGCTGCGCGACAGCAGCGCCACGCTGTGCCAGCGGCTGAGCCAGTCCAACCTGGACGCCGCGCGCGGCGCCTGGATCAAGACCTATGCCGCCTGGCGCGCCGTCGAGGCGCTGCCGAGCGGCCCGCTGCTGAGCCGCCGCACCGCCTGGCAGATCGACGTCTGGCCGACCCGTACGCCCAAGGTCGAGGAAGCCGTGCGGCTGGCCAGCGCCGAGACGCCGGTCGACGACAGCGTCGGCGCCGCGGCGCAGGGCCTGCCGGCGCTCGAATTCCTGCTGTGGGGCGAGGACCGTGCCCGCGCCCAGCTCGGCCGGCTGCACTTCCGCAAGCGCTGCCAGTACACCGCCGCGCTGGCCGCCGACGTGGCGAGCGAGACCGACGGCCTGCTCAAGGACTGGCGCAGCTATGCCGCCGAGCCGCTCGACCACGAGGCCGGCCGCCAGGCGTTCGAGGAGGCGGTGAACCTGCTGGCCGCCAGCTTCGAAGCGCTGCGCGACAAGAAGGTGGCGCGGCTGGGCAGCAGCAAGCTGGCCAAGAAGCCGACGCGGCAGGACTTCGACGCCTGGCGCAGCCACCAGACCAAGGCAGGCCTCGCCGCCACGCTGGGCACGCTGGAGGAGATCTTCCTCGCGCCGTCCGGCAAGGAACCGAGCTTCGCCGCCCGGCTCGAGCAGGCCGGCAAGCCGATCCTGGCGCGCCACCTGAACGAGGAATTCGCCGTCGCGCGCGCCGCGCTGGCCAGGCTGCCCGACGACAGCGCGACCGCGCTGGCGCGCAATCCGGCGGTGGGGCAGGAACTGCTCGATTCGATCCGCCGGTTGCAGCGGCTGGTCGAACTGCAGGTGGCCGACGCGGTCGGCGTGACCATCGGCTTCAAGGACAGCGACGGGGATTGA
- a CDS encoding di-heme oxidoreductase family protein gives MKTLLFLFAAAAATATGLALVPEFDPAEKLPGGATTTFDFGKNAFSYPAANLSDRQRTTFVVGNSFFKKNWVEAPSSTEGRDGLGPHFIARSCGGCHTEDGRGKPPAFDNDLQSEQPVGLLFRLSIPGRDAHGGPKPEPTYGGQFNNDAIPDVKPEGQVNIAYQEIEGRFADGERYTLLKPKYELVDLGYGPMHPETMMSPRIAPQMIGLGLIEAIKPADIEANVRRQAALDGPIKGRINMVWDAYARRMVIGRYGWKANTGSVAHQSAGAFGGDIGITSSRFPHEECTAAQADCRKAPTGGKPEIADHLMDQVIFYSRTLAVPAARDLDDPRVRRGRELFHQSQCAVCHVPRYTTGDFKAVPQLGRQTIFPYTDLLLHDMGEGLADGRPDYQAGGRDWKTPALWGLGLVPAVNGHSRYLHDGRARNLLEAVLWHGGEAEAAKQQVLKLSKQDRENLVQFLSSL, from the coding sequence ATGAAGACCCTGCTGTTCCTGTTCGCCGCCGCTGCGGCCACCGCCACCGGCCTCGCGCTGGTACCCGAGTTCGATCCCGCCGAGAAGCTGCCCGGCGGCGCCACCACCACCTTCGACTTCGGCAAGAATGCGTTTTCCTACCCGGCCGCCAATCTGAGCGACCGGCAGCGCACCACCTTCGTGGTCGGCAATTCCTTCTTCAAGAAGAACTGGGTGGAGGCGCCGTCCTCGACCGAAGGCCGCGACGGCCTCGGCCCGCACTTCATCGCCCGCTCCTGCGGCGGCTGCCATACCGAGGACGGCCGCGGCAAGCCGCCGGCCTTCGACAACGACCTGCAGTCCGAGCAGCCGGTCGGCCTCCTGTTCCGGCTGTCGATCCCGGGCCGCGACGCCCACGGCGGCCCCAAGCCCGAGCCGACCTACGGCGGCCAGTTCAACAACGACGCGATCCCCGACGTGAAGCCCGAGGGCCAGGTCAATATCGCCTACCAGGAGATCGAGGGCCGCTTCGCCGACGGCGAGCGCTACACCCTGCTCAAGCCGAAGTACGAGCTGGTCGACCTCGGTTACGGCCCGATGCACCCGGAGACCATGATGTCGCCGCGCATCGCGCCGCAGATGATCGGCCTGGGCCTGATCGAGGCGATCAAGCCCGCCGACATCGAGGCCAACGTGCGCCGCCAGGCCGCGCTCGACGGCCCGATCAAGGGCCGCATCAACATGGTGTGGGACGCCTACGCGCGCCGCATGGTGATCGGCCGCTACGGCTGGAAGGCCAATACCGGCAGCGTGGCGCACCAGAGCGCCGGCGCCTTCGGCGGCGACATCGGCATCACCTCGAGCCGCTTCCCGCACGAGGAATGCACCGCGGCGCAGGCCGACTGCCGCAAGGCGCCGACCGGCGGCAAGCCCGAGATCGCCGATCACCTGATGGACCAGGTGATCTTCTACAGCCGCACGCTGGCGGTGCCGGCCGCGCGCGACCTGGACGACCCGCGCGTGCGCCGCGGCCGCGAGCTGTTCCACCAGTCGCAATGCGCCGTCTGCCACGTGCCGCGCTACACCACCGGCGATTTCAAGGCGGTGCCGCAGCTGGGCAGGCAGACGATCTTCCCCTACACCGACCTGCTGCTGCACGACATGGGCGAAGGCCTGGCCGACGGCCGGCCCGACTACCAGGCCGGCGGCCGCGACTGGAAGACGCCGGCGCTGTGGGGCCTCGGGCTGGTGCCGGCCGTGAACGGCCACAGCCGCTACCTGCACGACGGCCGCGCGCGCAACCTGCTCGAAGCGGTGCTGTGGCACGGCGGCGAAGCCGAGGCCGCCAAGCAGCAGGTGCTCAAGCTGTCGAAGCAGGATCGCGAGAACCTCGTCCAATTCCTCTCGTCCCTGTAG
- a CDS encoding imelysin family protein: MKALRLTLIAAALAGSLVARAEVTPADVAGHYATLVEASYQDALGGAKKLQAAVDAFLAAPSEDTLKAARQSWLDAREWYGQTEAFRFYAGPIDSDDGPEGRINAWPMDEAYVDYVKGKPRAGIINNPKTKLTREALAGLNEKGGEENISTGWHAIEFLLWGQDLSKDGPGARAYTDFVDGKAPNADRRRTYLKIVTDLLVDDLATVAQAWAPNASNYRAKFVADKDALQKILTGIGTLSRGELAGERMEVALASKAQEDEHSCFSDNTHRDVVANATGIQNVWEGRFKRADGSVVSGPSLRELVAAKDAKLAEKTSADIANSVKLAGEIQAPFDQEIAGKNNAPGRQRVRATIDALKKQAGDVVNAAKALGIKKLNTSV, from the coding sequence ATGAAAGCCCTCCGCCTCACCCTGATCGCCGCCGCCCTCGCCGGCAGCCTGGTCGCCCGCGCCGAAGTGACGCCCGCCGACGTGGCCGGCCACTACGCCACCCTGGTCGAGGCCAGCTACCAGGACGCCCTCGGCGGCGCCAAGAAGCTGCAGGCGGCGGTCGACGCCTTCCTCGCGGCGCCGAGCGAAGACACCCTGAAGGCGGCGCGCCAGAGCTGGCTCGACGCGCGCGAGTGGTACGGCCAGACCGAGGCGTTCCGCTTCTACGCCGGCCCGATCGATTCCGACGACGGCCCCGAAGGCCGCATCAACGCCTGGCCGATGGACGAGGCCTACGTCGACTACGTCAAGGGCAAGCCCCGCGCCGGCATCATCAACAACCCCAAGACCAAGCTGACGCGCGAAGCGCTGGCCGGCCTCAACGAGAAGGGCGGCGAGGAGAACATCAGCACCGGCTGGCACGCGATCGAATTCCTGCTGTGGGGCCAGGATCTGTCCAAGGACGGCCCGGGCGCGCGCGCCTACACCGACTTCGTCGACGGCAAGGCGCCCAACGCCGACCGCCGCCGCACCTACCTCAAGATCGTGACCGACCTGCTGGTCGACGACCTGGCGACCGTGGCCCAGGCCTGGGCGCCCAACGCGTCCAACTACCGCGCCAAGTTCGTCGCCGACAAGGATGCGCTGCAGAAGATCCTGACCGGCATCGGCACGCTGTCGCGCGGCGAGCTGGCCGGCGAGCGCATGGAGGTCGCGCTGGCCTCCAAGGCCCAGGAAGACGAGCACAGCTGCTTCTCGGACAACACCCACCGCGACGTGGTCGCCAACGCGACCGGCATCCAGAACGTGTGGGAAGGCCGCTTCAAGCGCGCCGACGGCAGCGTGGTCAGCGGCCCGAGCCTGCGCGAGCTGGTCGCCGCCAAGGACGCCAAGCTGGCCGAGAAGACCAGCGCCGACATCGCCAACTCGGTCAAGCTGGCGGGCGAAATCCAGGCCCCGTTCGACCAGGAGATCGCCGGCAAGAACAACGCGCCGGGCCGCCAGCGCGTGCGTGCTACCATCGACGCCCTCAAGAAGCAGGCCGGCGACGTGGTGAACGCCGCCAAGGCGCTGGGCATCAAGAAGCTCAACACCAGCGTCTGA
- a CDS encoding methyl-accepting chemotaxis protein: MKQLSIKLRLLLLGAIAMAILLAVGLVGFVGSRNLVAAMEQSNRIVGVLRNQTEADMMHDAIRADVLNLFRLMAQPSQSADEFKAVHADLADHLDNFNRLIGENDRAELPPPQRAALDALKPDLEAYVRQAKEVSAKFEARAADADQAFQAFAASFEKLEGSMEKFSELIERDAHAHGDAQAAATQREQAIVLAVIGIGAALLFGAVWWIAGSITGPLADIRDFLQRIGGDLTRKLPDYGRNEIGDTARSVNRMIEAQAHTIRLIRDAVGSVASVSDSLKARAGDTSQQADQASERAARIGAAAEELSVAVQDVSRNIQRTAERAHEAAATARDAQAAMARSQAAGERLTEATRQSAALIEQLGDAAGQIDSVAGTIREIADQTNLLALNAAIEAARAGSEGRGFAVVADEVRKLAERTAQSTASIARMTEQIGSVTASAARAMGEVTEGVRAGAGEVANAMVGQDAIVKGTGEMRELATEIADTTRGQAASVEETAIGMAEIGERIEAAAGAMRAIDAGVEQLLGVVNDLRQHVAHFQVGT; encoded by the coding sequence ATGAAACAACTCTCGATCAAGCTCCGCCTGCTGCTGCTCGGTGCGATCGCCATGGCGATCCTGCTGGCGGTCGGCCTGGTCGGTTTCGTCGGCAGCCGCAACCTGGTGGCCGCGATGGAACAGTCGAACCGCATCGTCGGCGTGCTGCGCAACCAGACCGAGGCGGACATGATGCACGACGCGATCCGCGCCGACGTGCTCAACCTGTTCCGGCTGATGGCCCAGCCCAGCCAGTCGGCCGACGAGTTCAAGGCGGTGCACGCCGATCTGGCCGATCACCTCGACAATTTCAACCGGCTGATCGGCGAGAACGACCGCGCCGAGCTGCCGCCGCCGCAGCGCGCGGCGCTCGATGCGCTGAAGCCGGACCTGGAGGCCTACGTGCGGCAGGCGAAGGAGGTCTCGGCCAAGTTCGAGGCGCGTGCGGCCGATGCCGACCAGGCCTTCCAGGCCTTCGCGGCCAGCTTCGAGAAGCTCGAGGGCAGCATGGAGAAGTTCAGCGAGCTGATCGAGCGCGACGCGCATGCCCATGGCGATGCCCAGGCCGCGGCCACCCAGCGCGAACAGGCCATCGTGCTGGCGGTGATCGGCATCGGCGCGGCGCTGCTGTTCGGCGCGGTGTGGTGGATCGCCGGCAGCATCACGGGCCCGCTGGCCGACATCCGCGATTTCCTGCAGCGCATCGGCGGCGACCTGACGCGCAAGCTGCCCGACTACGGCCGCAACGAGATCGGCGACACCGCGCGCTCGGTCAACCGCATGATCGAGGCGCAGGCCCACACCATCCGGCTGATCCGCGACGCGGTGGGCAGCGTGGCCAGCGTGTCCGATTCGCTCAAGGCGCGCGCCGGCGACACCAGCCAGCAGGCCGACCAGGCCAGCGAACGCGCCGCCCGCATCGGCGCGGCGGCCGAGGAGCTGTCGGTGGCGGTGCAGGACGTCTCGCGCAATATCCAGCGCACCGCCGAGCGAGCCCACGAGGCGGCGGCGACCGCACGCGATGCCCAGGCCGCGATGGCGCGCTCGCAGGCGGCCGGCGAGCGGCTGACCGAGGCGACGCGGCAATCGGCCGCGCTGATCGAGCAGCTCGGCGACGCGGCCGGCCAGATCGATTCGGTGGCCGGCACCATCCGCGAGATCGCCGACCAGACCAATCTGCTGGCGCTGAATGCCGCGATCGAAGCGGCGCGCGCCGGCAGCGAGGGCCGCGGCTTCGCGGTGGTGGCCGACGAGGTGCGCAAGCTGGCCGAGCGTACCGCGCAGTCGACCGCCAGCATCGCGCGCATGACCGAGCAGATCGGCAGCGTGACCGCCTCGGCGGCGCGGGCGATGGGCGAGGTGACCGAAGGCGTGCGCGCCGGCGCCGGCGAAGTGGCCAACGCCATGGTCGGCCAGGACGCGATCGTGAAGGGCACCGGCGAGATGCGCGAGCTGGCGACCGAGATCGCCGACACCACGCGCGGCCAGGCCGCCTCGGTCGAGGAGACCGCGATCGGCATGGCCGAGATCGGCGAACGCATCGAAGCGGCCGCCGGCGCGATGCGCGCGATCGACGCCGGGGTGGAACAGCTGCTCGGGGTGGTCAACGATCTGCGCCAGCACGTGGCGCATTTCCAGGTGGGGACGTGA
- a CDS encoding arginyltransferase: MARSQVAIPAELIDTHIYSQLVRNGFRRSGLFTYRPWCDQCRACVPVRLQVADFAPDRTQRRTWKRHGDLTVTMLPLEYRDAHYQLYHRYQKSRHAGGGMDEDSREQYENFILKSQVDSFLAEFRQGDAVKMVSLVDRLSDGLSSVYTFFEPDDAGTSYGTYNILWQVELARQLGLPYVYLGYWIGACRKMAYKTSFKPIEGLIDGVWRPLRLP, from the coding sequence ATGGCGCGCTCGCAGGTGGCGATCCCGGCCGAGCTGATCGACACCCACATCTACAGCCAGCTGGTGCGCAACGGCTTCCGCCGCAGCGGCCTGTTCACCTACCGGCCCTGGTGCGACCAGTGCCGCGCCTGCGTGCCGGTGCGGCTGCAGGTGGCCGACTTCGCGCCCGACCGCACCCAGCGCCGCACCTGGAAACGCCACGGCGACCTGACGGTGACGATGCTGCCGCTCGAATACCGCGACGCCCACTACCAGCTCTACCACCGCTACCAGAAGAGCCGCCACGCCGGCGGCGGCATGGACGAGGACAGCCGCGAGCAATACGAGAACTTCATCCTGAAGAGCCAGGTCGACAGCTTCCTGGCGGAGTTCCGCCAGGGCGACGCGGTCAAGATGGTCAGCCTGGTCGACCGGCTGTCGGACGGGCTGAGCTCGGTCTACACCTTCTTCGAGCCCGACGACGCCGGCACCAGCTACGGCACCTACAACATCCTGTGGCAGGTGGAGCTGGCGCGGCAGCTGGGCCTGCCCTACGTCTACCTCGGCTACTGGATCGGCGCCTGCCGCAAGATGGCCTACAAGACCAGCTTCAAGCCGATCGAAGGCCTGATCGACGGGGTGTGGCGGCCGCTGCGGCTTCCTTGA